The Notolabrus celidotus isolate fNotCel1 chromosome 6, fNotCel1.pri, whole genome shotgun sequence nucleotide sequence tttgcAAGGACCGGTGGGCGGAGTATACCATGCTCAGGACAAGACTCTCAAACTGATCCTGAGTCAGTGGCCTCTTCCTTGGACCTTCAAATGTGGTCACCATCTGCCTCATGGAGCTGAGACTTCTGGGAATGTTGTCATTGATCTGAGACAAGAAAGCTCGCCCCTGCCTCATCGATGCCAGCTCCTTATCGAGGAGGACAATGTTGTTGTCCCTGTCAAGCTCTACTCCACTCAGCAAGATCTGCATACATAATAGACAAAGAAATACTCGTCTCTTATTCTGCAAGAAAAAACGCAAGCAGACTTCTGTTAAATCTAACACAAGAAAAGTACCTCAAACATCAGGTTTGCATCAGAGACTGGGGCTtgatgtgtgtctgcagcaaCATCTAAAGTAATAAATACCAAATGTTAAAGtgatattatttaaataaatcaatgcaAATCAGATGCATGTGTCTACTTCACTAAAAGCGCAAATTCAACAGCGCATGCAGTAGTAACATGTTGCAATGCCAAAATGTCATTGCTGTTAAAAGATCTTCTTACCTTGCAGCACCTGATCAAACCAAAGCAACAAAATGACCTGAAGGCAGGTTATAAGTTGTATTTTCATGTTCATTCTTCTCTCTGTGATTAAGTCTGGATCATGCACATCATCCCTCCAGTCTCTCTTTTCCCTCACTCACTTTTGTGAGTCCAGGAAGGAGCAACTCAGTCGGAATACCTTGCATATTTCCTCCTtggaaaaaaagatcaaaagCCAAGTTAGCTCTGCTGCAGAGCAGGGTTCAATATTTTAAAGAGTTTGGGACTTCTTATCCCAAACAGACCTTGGAACATTCAGACCACAATAGCATCAAacattttagcctttatttaaaaacaatcacacaaacatttaGGCCATTGCATAAATTATACATTGCTGCCAGTTTATTTATGCAAAACAATACCAAAGGGAAACATCCATAAGGTCAATTTAAACTAACAAATGGTAAAGATCCTtctcaacatttatttattgtgaaatttaattttttaaattggataGGATATTGATCAACATAACCTTTAAAATCCATGCAGTCAGTATAGATATTCACATTCAATTCTGTGGCAAAGTTATTATCTTTACCACATCATGCCCTGGAGTCTGTAATTTAACTAATTCTATTATAGGCTAACTcgggggttcccaaacttttctgcCCGGgatccccaaaatataggtgccaaagactcacgacccccactgtacCTCAAAgttatttaatgtggcttcatttagctgctctgcagaaaattggcctacctatatgagcatgtgtgtttcctgtgccgttatgaattaacctactgctactgatgctttgataattaactgttcactaaccctaaacttaggagtcatctggcaacaaagaaaggcagaaaactcattacattttctattttcaaggttttatttcaatgttaaatactatttttgtctatattctttactatgatgggtaaaatgtactatttttagataacttttgtcattcaacttctttatttgtttcagtatttctttgttcaccacaagttaacaaattatatataagtaacacaaaaccaacaaagagaagacaaaataaataaatacaaaaaatacaaaaataataataattaacagtacaaacaaaaaggaagataaacatgagaaaacaaggtaaataaacactgaaattactattattattattattattattattattattaataataataataataataataataataataataataataataataataaatattcgTTTttaggtaaataaaaaaaagaattctggaagacatgtaacgaccccccatttgcaagagtaccctactgcaggcaagatggcgccgccacaacatccacaccggaagtccataccggaagtccataccggaagttacaaagctaaaaatgttgcaataacaataacacccacaccgggagtccataccggaagttacaaaaataaaagccttcaaaaaaataaaagccttgaaaaacaggaacgtgaacgcaaaataaaagccttcaaaaacacgtaggtttacgcgtaattctatgaacttttttgcacttacattttaatcgtatcagtattattgactagttgattgactccaaaagtgtataggctgttgagaattcaagttacttagaagcctgcacgaatcactaagttatagtgttaacgtctcagccatgcacagccttttgttccgagtgtgtgttgaaatacttaaagctgattatgatgctgccgtgatgacatctgcatatgcctctcttgttttgtctgggtcatatgttattttatgttgtgttagcctgactgtacctcacctGCCCACCAGttccctgtggtgtgtgtcctgccCATAGGTCCTGCCCCTGCACACCTGCTTCCCTTTGACTGATTCCCCCAGTgacccctcttccttcctgcacagctgttccccacaggttcattatgataactgtgcagcgtgcaggagtctctttccatggggacttgtcacattatctaagtttgctgtagtgtttgttccaaattaccttgcatgctgtctgcctatgtgatcacatgtatagattaatgaatgaatgaaatacagatccagagtagatccacagtcacgagagaagagcagaatgttatctatggtgcaggggcgagtggaggaggaaaatgtagaggtgtgtggtgactgtttcttttttaacataatttgtaacacgttacaatgacacagtgacaggggtgttcattaaccacaagaacaaacggagggaatggtttctccttctattttgagacattagatgggcgtaaacactctgagattgtcaaacagttttattcagattgaatgcttgatgcatgtacaccaatgtcttaacaagatcactttatttggcgtccatgaaaacattgaagttggaaccttcaattagaatgactagaaaaactgcaaatgtatacatagctactgtttctttccatccaacccctacttgaaatgtagaattatactttattttatgttcttttaatgttatatgtatgatgtcttaacccttttgtattgataatgttgtacttgaaaaagaacaatgcacttttgctattacaaactccaaatcaacataaaatattaggactaaaatatttcaacttgaggcaccactgtcagccactgatgatagatgtacagtacacatttctggggagcctctgttgtttttgtggtgaatatagatctctgtgtacagcttgagtgtattttccctcttacttacagtcttttccttctcatcccctccccccacacacactaacactctacattattctgttcttcatacacagcgggatctctctcactcactcactctctctatcacaattagctttctgctaattgatttagcagcgacagactaatgcaatcaatacgctacacgaagaagaaacttccagttcgaagcatccggcattgggtagagagggggttaaagaatcacttccggtatggacttccggtatggacttccggtgtggatgttgtggcggcgccatcttgcctgcagtagggtgcctctccccatttgtgtctcgcgacccccccagggggtcccgaccatagactgtaaagaccatagactgtcccgacccacactttgggaagcCCTGGGCTAACTGATTTCTTTACTACATGATATCTCGTGAGTCAAGTGAAATACAGAAACATTACACGGATTTAAATGAGTTTTTCCATCTAACAACTGCAGTACCACCGCTTCACCACTAGGAGGCACTAGTTGATAGCATCGGGCCATTCCTGTCTGCGTCATAGCTGAGCGTTGAAAAAGTTTATTTACTTCCGGGTTCAGGTGCAGCTGAATGATAAAATAGTGGAGAAAAGGTAAACGTGCTTGCCATCTCGTTATTTATAAATCGTTGAAAAACTGTCGTGTCACTTAAAATCCTGCCGTTAACTACCAAAACGATGTAATGGTTGAATTTTCCCTCAAAAGAACGCAAGTCAGCCAGCTAGCTGATATGGATGCTAATACCAGCTAATCGTCACTATAAACAAAACATAGCCCGCGGTAGCAAAGCAGGACCAACCACGCATGTGAACTGCTGTAAGAACTCGGGTTGAGTGTTTATCTATTCTAACGCAGAAGTTAAATAAAGCTTAATAAGGCATCGCGAACGAGATCTCGATTTTCCTTTTTAAAGCATCCCAGGAACGACACTAGCATCCTCTGTTTATCTCTGTTTACATCAGTGTAATGTCAGTATTACCaagctctttttttctgtctgcttctaATGTACTGATTTAAACCCCCCTTGTTAGTCTTTATCTCTTTTAGTTGACATAAATGGGGTGGACATCTCTTTTGAAGCATCTGTGGGTATAGAGTAATAGTGTGAGAGTTAATACTAAAGCAATAAGAAAATACATCAGCTGCACAGATTTAACggcaatatttttattttgaatattctGTTCAATTCACATGAGTAttaaaggcaaggcaaagcagcTTTACTTGTATatcgcatttcatacacgagggcaactcaatgtgctttacattaaaacattaaaagcattggaaacattcagacaagcatacaagagcacaattaaaaagacaaaaaatgagCTGAGATAGGaagcagtggcaaataaaaaagtcttaatcttggatttaaaagaggtgagagttggagcagacctacagctttcagggagtgtgttcgaGATATGTGGTGcttaatgactaaacactgcttcaccatgttccgttctgactcttgggtctgaaagcagaccagtacccgATGACCTCAggttgaggtggttcatacagtagtagcagatcagcaatgtattttgggcctaaaccattcagtgctttatagaccatcagcaggattttaaagtcttttctctgacagacaggaagccagtgtagagatctaagaactggagtgatgtggtctacttttttggtccttgttaggactcgagcagcagcattctgtatgagctgcagccgtctgatggactttttagggagtcctgtaaagaccccgttacagtatcCTAGTCTGCTAAAGgtaaatgcatggacaagtttttctgcatcctgctgagacacaaGAGAACATGAGGGATCCCTATCGGAAAGttttataatattatattatttttcccAAAAAATGGTCACTTCCCATGTAAATGTATCAGATTTTTAACACTCCACTATCTGGTAGTTTCCACTACATCTTGAATTTAAATGAACAATATAGGTAGGAGTTAGTGAATGGTTTTCTAATGTAAATGCATGCTGCACGTTTCTGTCGCTTTCACAGGTGCGCAAAAAGATGGATTCAAGCGAGGACGGGGGCCTCAGTGTTGGGGGCTCAGTGGGAGAGGAGAACTACTTCCTTGGATACACCTTCACCGACCGCTCCCACTCCAGCCGTGTGGTGAAGAGCATCATGGATCTTTGTCTGGAGGATGGCTTGTTTGCTGATGTCACCATCACCGTGGACAGCAAAGAGTTTCACCTGCACAGGCTTGTGCTCTCTGCACAGAGCAGTTTCTTTCGCTCCATGTTCACCTCCAACCTCAAAGAGTCCCACAACCGTTCTATTGAGCTGAAGGATGTCGGTGCCACTGTCTTTCAGCTGCTGGTTGACTATATCTATCACGGTACGATTAAACTGAGGGTGGACGATCTGCAGGACACCTATGAGATGGCAGATATGTACCAGCTGACTGCGCTCTTTGAGGAATGCTCCCGTTTCCTCTCAAGGACAGTCGAGGTCAAGAACTGCCTCCAGGTGATTAACAAGTCTGACACTCTCTATAATGATTGTGTAGTTTCAGTTTTATAATTCCCAGTTTTTTTGCTCAGGTGATGTGGCTCGCGGACAGACACAGTGACCAGGAGTTGTATACTGCAGCTAAGCATTGTGCTAAAATCCACCTTACCCAGCTGCATCAGACTGAAGAATTTCAGAacctgcctctctgtctgctcttgGACATCATCAAAGGTATCACCCATCGATTGCTTATCACAATTCTTTCTAACTAACTCTATGTTAACATGCATAGTCATAGTCCAGTAAACAGAAATAGACCTTTTACAGAGCCTCATTTTAGCTGAATGGTTAAGGCATTGAGCATCCCTTGCTTCTCACCGTCTCCCCtggttttgtgtttgtctgtgtccaGATGGAGTTCCGAGCTCCCAGAATCCAACCTTGGCCATCGAGTCATGGATAAACCACAACAAGGTGGAAAGAGAAGAGTTTTCTTGTATCCTTCAAGAAAATCTGAAGGTAACATTTTTTCAATCAAGGCTTAGTTTTTTTGTTAACAGTCTCACACtcattttgtatgttttacTCATATTTGACCCCCTCTCATGTCTTTAGGAAATAGGTGAGAACGTCCACATTTACCTGATTGGTAAAGAAGAGACGAGGACTCATTCCCTGGCTGTGTCACTTCACTGTGATGAGGACGATTCCATCAGCGTGAGTGGACAGAACAGTTTGTGTCATCAAATTACTGCGGCCTGTAAACATGGAGGTGACCTGTATGTGGTTGGGGGGTCCATCCCTCGCCGCATGTGGAAGTGCAACATGCACACCATGGACTGGGAGCGCTGCGCCCCACTGCCCAGAGACCGCTTACACCACACCATGGTCTCTGTCTCCACAGAGGACGCTATCTACTCGCTAGGAGGCAAGACACTACAGGACACTCTTTCAAATGCTGTCATCTTCTACACAGTGAAGGACAACATGTGGACAGAAACCAGCCAGCTGGACACTGCAGTGTCAGGGGCTGCTGGGGTTAACTTGGGAGGTACTATCTATCTGCTCGGAGGGGAAGAGAATGACATGGACTTCTTCACGAAGCCATCTCGACTTATTCAGTGCTTTGACACTGCCTCTCAGAAGTGTCAGATCAAACCTTACATGCTGCCGTTCGCTGGCTGCATGCACGCTGCGGTTCACATGGATGTTATCTTCATCGTGGCAGAGGGAGACTCCCTGGTGTGCTACAACCCTCTGCTGGAGAGCTTCACCCGCCTGCGCTTCCCAGAAGTGTGGAGCTGCGTTCCTTCATTGTGGAAGGTGGCCAGCTGTAATGGCTGCATTTACGTCTTCAGGGACAAATGTAAGAAAGGGGACGCAAACACATTGAAGTTTAACCCAGCTACATCTGTGGTCTCTGTCATCAGAGGGATAAAGATCCTCCTCACAAACTGGCAGTTTGTTCTGGCCTGAACTCTCTTCGGGATGTTCACAGTGTGGTCTTTGAAATCAGCACAGAGAATCAGGGAGGACTGCTGGATAACTGACCATGACTGTACTGTTCAAACATCCTGCcctttatttgtttacttaacTTGTTTCTGACTTCATTATCAGAGCAGTAAAtacagctcagtgtgtgtgtgtgtgtgtgtgtgtgtgtgtgtgtgtgtgtgtgtgtgtgtgtgtgtgtgtgtgtgtgtgtgtgtgtgtgtgtgtgtgtgtgtgtgtgtgtgtgtgccacttTGTCGTCTCATTGTGAATCTCTTTAACACTTTGTAGTGATGCTGTAACCAGTGATGAAATAATCGACATTGTGTCCTGtgcactgctttttttttgATACGCATGAACAACTTTACTGAACATAAAactcagaaaatgtaatgatGTCAAACATGCATCAACATGTTTTCAGACTTTATAATCATTCCATTTCTTGTCCAAAGATTGTATTTTTTGATGTACATGTTCATGTTAAGATGTCAAATATACATGTATCACAGTAGCTACAagttctgactttttcttttgTACCTCGTGGTccttatagatagatagatagatagatagatagatagatagatagatagatagatagatagatactttattcatccccaacAGGGGAAATTCGGGTGTCCAGcagcatacagtgtgtgccatacaCAACCAAGCACTCTCAAAGTCAGGCAGTACAGTAAATTCCATCAACAAGGTAAAGtgaataaaatatgttaaaagctACTATCAGTAGTATTAATAGAGTGCACACAAGCAAGATCCGTTGTAAAGTCTTATCGCCGCCAGGATGAACGACCTCCTGAACCTCTCAGTCCTTCAGCGCATGGAGAGGAGCTCCAAATATATTAACTCTGTCTTGATATTAAGTGTACTAGAAAGGATTTGGGAGCTTtcatttgtgcagttttacagAAATGCACCTAGGAATGAACTTTGTTGCTGTTGAAATTTCCCCCAACAAAGACCCCTGACAGTATCTTTGTCTCAGTCGTACATCCTCTGAATGGTAGGTGGTATGTGTTGGTGCTAAAGGTGCCTGTTTTGTCCTttggggggagaggggggggagtggaAGGAGAGAAAGCTACTACAAAGAGGCCAAAACTATGATCCCATTGATGTGTTGCAGGAGGCTGCGCAGCTGAAACCCAAACCCAGTAACATGTCAGACTTTGTGAACTATTCTAAGCATCAGTTGCTGACGCCAAGACAAGGGGTGGGGGCTTCTAGGGGCACATAAGCACCTCCATAAGAACTCCCAATAGGAACTGACGACCACTACGAAGCACCATCTGACGCGCTGTCCCTTACTGTTGGGCAATAAAGTTGTTTATAGCTCCTGTATCAGAGTTCTCCGTCCCACTTGTGTGAGCCTCCatttgtggatgtgtggagTTTTAATTCTCAATAGGGTTGCGATGTAAAAAATGTGTCGTGCAGTGTTTGGTCAGTGATTGAGGTTTGGTGTAAAGGTGGATCGTGAGGAGCTGAAGTGACCTTGGGACTGCTTGCTGAGGGCAGGACAGAATTCCTGAAGGGACACATGGTCTAGAGTGACAAGGCCATCTGCTGTAGCGCCAGCACTAGGAGGAAGGTGGAGGGGGCCTGGACACTGGGGGTGCTGAGAATTCCTTTCGCTGGGGTGTGGAGGGAGTAGGTATTCTGGGATATCGCTGCTAGCAGTCCGCTGAGAAACGTGTTTCTTTGGCATATTTGAAACGGAAATCCGAGGAAGAATTCTGAAACGCTCGATGCTCGGAGGGGATCATGCAGGGTTATATGTGGAAGGTATATTTCTGGCTGTAGAGCTCTCCACGCAGTGACTGGTGATAATGGTCCTGGTGTATTGCTGTTTTACTGGGGTGGATCCAGTTTCCTCTCCGTCTCAGCACAGCCGGAGCTGAGAGTGTGGGGTCTGGTAGGCCTTTCTGGCTCCGACCTCTCAGAGGATCATCTTCAAGGGATCTTCTTTGGAGTTGTGCTGTGCATGGCAAGGATCTATTTTCTTGCTGCCTCACTGAAATTGCATGGCCTAAACtgatgaatatttttatgaggCGCCTAGCACCAGAGATGGGCCAGGACCAAACCAAGCAGCAGATAGAGAAGGGCCTGAGGTTGTACCAGTCCAACCAGACGGACAAAGCTCTGCATGTCTGGACAAAAGTGCTGGAGAAAACCTCTGATCCTGGAGGGAAGTTTCGGGTGTTGGGGTGTCTGATCACAGCTCACTCAGAAATGGGAAAATATAAAGATATGCTCAAGGTAAGCCTCCCAAAGAACAGTACGCCACATACTACAGCTGAATATAGCTCAGTTAACCAGATATGAGCAAAGCTTTGACTGCTTTTTGGCTAAATGTTTCTCCAAACACCTGTTCTGCCTTTGTGTatgagttttacatttttcttgctTATGTATTTGTCACATTTCTGATCCTGTGATTTTGTGTTATGCAAccagcagtgtgtgtctgcatgtgtgtgtatgtgtgtgtgagggagagagagaaggagggagagagaggctgaaTGCTTTTAAATAACCCATCAATTGAATATGTCATCATATTGATTCAGGTCAGGTACAGTTCATCTTGCATCAGCGTTTTAACATTTCCTCCATGCCCAAGTGGTTATTGAACAataggaggtcagaggtcaccctCTTGGTTCCATTTACAGTGATCTTGACATGTATGGGTTAATTTGTGGCTTCCACACGATGCAGAGTAAATAAGTATCCTGCAACCTGAGTAACAGTGTGGGGTGTCTTGTTGACATAATCATCTTGTGTGGAGCAGCACCCACTCTCTTTCCCCCATCTCTAATGAGGGCTTCATAAATTAGAGGCCTCATGTTTTTGAAGAAATGCATTATTTTCCTTTTGGTTTGTCTCTTTGAATCTAACATCTATGTTTTCATTGACAATTTCCCTGCAAATGTCCTATCTCGCTCTGTGTTCGCAGTACGCCCTGGATCAGATAGACACAGCCAGGGAAATGGAAGACCCAGACTACCTGACAGAGGGCTACCTGAACTTGGCACGCAGCAATGAGAAGCTATGCGACTTTCAGAAAACAGTGTCCTACTGTAAGACCTGCTTAAACATGCAAGGTACCACCGTCAGCCTGCAGCTCAATGGCCAGGTGTGTCTCAGTATGGGCAACGCCTTCCTGGGCCTCAGTGTTTTCCAGAAAGCTCTGGAAAGCTACGAGAAGGCCCTGCGCTATGCACACAACAACGACGACAAGATGCTCGAGTGCAGAGTCTGCTGCAGTCTGGGGAACATCTACGTTCAACTTAAGGTGCTTGCTTTTTAATCATACTGATTACTATCATTTGAATGTGCtgcactgaaaacacaacagtccAGTCTTTCTGTTACATTCAAATCTTGATATCAAAGATAGTCTGCCAAAATGACAACATTTCCAAGTTGTTAAATTCAAAACGCTTTCATCCCTTCAGATTTCTTTCGTATTTTATCTAGGCAAATCTTTCACTAGTTTGCACATGTGCCTTCATTACATAATCAATACTGTTGTTGCCAATGCATTTGCATAATATGACAACACTGCAGAGCATCTGAGCAAATATTATCATTGGTTGGCTCATGCAGTACTAGGCGTTGTAAAACAAGGGTGGAGTGAGTACGCTGGCTGGCTGGGGGCTTATGTAGTACCCTTGACACCAGAGATTTGTAAGAGTAATCCCTTGGCTTCCCAGGGAGGATTGGTTTCAATGGAATTGTGATGAAGTAGTGTTTGAAGAATGCACTCATATTTCAAGTCATTTTAAgaaggaaaacacacaaaatgacaTCTATCAAAACAAATGACACAGGTTAGAAAAAAAACGTCACAGAGTCAGATTTACAAACAAATGTGCATGTCAGTGGAATTTAAATAGGAAACTGCTATTTATGGACAATATCTGGACATCAGCGGTTCTTACTCATCAATAACCTCTGCCAACAGGACTATGAGAAGGCCCTGTTCTTTCCCTGCAAAGCAGCTGAGCTCGTCAATGACTACGGCAAAGGTTGGAGCCTCAAGTATCGAGCCATGAGCCAGTACCACATGTCTGTAGCCTACAGGAAACTAGAGCGCCTGCCAGACGCCATGGAGTGCTGTGAGGTATTGTTTTATAATCGTCCACCACATGATAACTGTCCTCAGAGACAAACTTATATAACTGTCTGCAGAATGTCATAGTTTTTGTTGCCTCACTAAGTTGTCGTCCCTCTTCGCCTTTCTGTTCTGATTTGGTCGCTGCAGATACAGTAGATGTTGTGCTGCTGACAGGTGCAGGCGCCAGTTGTTCTGTTGTACGAGGCCTCAGACCTCGACTAAAATATGCTCTCAGAGGCGGAGGTTTAAAGTGTTAATGAAGAGGGTGGCTTCAGTATTCGCCCTGTTCTAATTATGTACTGAGGGTGAAAAATAACTTGATGTCATTGCCTTGGAGTGCAGAAGTATAGTAACAAAACAGCGGGATGCATTTCATATTTATTGCATTTGCCAAACACATTTGGCCCAACAATTTACACATCTCCTCATATTTAGAATACCAGAGTACAAGGTGAAACAACAAATGTCTCATGTTTCACATTTCTCCTCTGGCTactttacataaaaacatgctgaaACTGAGGCATCACATCACTGACTTTCTGTTTCAAAAACTGGTTCAATTTATAAGAGCTACTAGTTTCACAGGAATTTCTTATCTTTGACTACTCCCATCatcagtaaaattaataaaataagtactatgtgtggaaagaaaagtaaaaaataaggtagcgttaataagatcagatgaacaccagaaataaatagataaatagattatTAATTTTTACAAGACTGCTGTTTCATGTCAAGTTATCTGCTACATATACCTGGCTAATTGGACAGTTTATTTCCCATCATCCTGTCCACAAGATCCAAAAATGACTttccatgattttattttccatcactGCATTTCAGCAGAGTCATTCTGTCTTTTACTTTCACAGGAATCTATGAAGATTGCTCTGCAGCACGGTGACCGTCCTCTGCAGGCTTTGTGCTTACTGAACTTTGCAGACATACACCGCTGCAGGCGAGACGTTGATGTAAGCTAtcagcctttatttatttttcctttctttgtttattcCTCTTGCATCCATATTATATGGTGGGCTATATTCTATTTTCTTCGTCCACCCAGAAAGCATTCCCTCGATATGAGTCTGCTCTGGCTATCATTACTGAGATTGGAAATCGTCTTGGACAAACACAAGTCTACCTGGGAGTTGCAAAGTGTTGGCTTCAGCAGAAGGAATTTGACAAGGTGCCTATGATTTGATTTCAATCTCACAGGAGAAATATGGTCACATTTTTGTTGAATGTCATATTTATGACACACCCTCCTGCGCTGTTTATGTTCCAGGCTCTCGATTCCCTGCAGCGAGCACAGGAATTGGCAGATGGAATGGGAAACAAGGTAAAAAATGCTCCTCAAACATGTTGAGCAATCGACTATTAGTGGTTTACAGGATGATTAACAAATTAGAAAAACGGATCAGTTGTAATTATTTATAAATCATACAAAGAACCAAACAAAATCCTTACATGGTGTCATattgtgtgtctttttttctgatatCCATCTCAAGCTGTGCACGCTGAAGGTCCACTGCCTGTGTGAAGGGATTTATCGGAGCCGGGGGCAGcaggaggagctcagagagcAGGTGGTGAAGTTCTTGCAGTGTgtggaggagctggagctgtACTGCGGCATGTGTGGAGAGTCCATCGGGGACAGGGACCAAAAACTGCAGGCCTTACCCTGTTCCCACATCTTCCATCTCAAGTAGGCGCTcttgaaatgtgtattatt carries:
- the LOC117814824 gene encoding protein FAM180B; the encoded protein is MNMKIQLITCLQVILLLWFDQVLQDVAADTHQAPVSDANLMFEILLSGVELDRDNNIVLLDKELASMRQGRAFLSQINDNIPRSLSSMRQMVTTFEGPRKRPLTQDQFESLVLSMVYSAHRSLQKEGGEEREAWGGVLLQLANVTVHELRGSNLFSYD
- the kbtbd4 gene encoding kelch repeat and BTB domain-containing protein 4 codes for the protein MDSSEDGGLSVGGSVGEENYFLGYTFTDRSHSSRVVKSIMDLCLEDGLFADVTITVDSKEFHLHRLVLSAQSSFFRSMFTSNLKESHNRSIELKDVGATVFQLLVDYIYHGTIKLRVDDLQDTYEMADMYQLTALFEECSRFLSRTVEVKNCLQVMWLADRHSDQELYTAAKHCAKIHLTQLHQTEEFQNLPLCLLLDIIKDGVPSSQNPTLAIESWINHNKVEREEFSCILQENLKEIGENVHIYLIGKEETRTHSLAVSLHCDEDDSISVSGQNSLCHQITAACKHGGDLYVVGGSIPRRMWKCNMHTMDWERCAPLPRDRLHHTMVSVSTEDAIYSLGGKTLQDTLSNAVIFYTVKDNMWTETSQLDTAVSGAAGVNLGGTIYLLGGEENDMDFFTKPSRLIQCFDTASQKCQIKPYMLPFAGCMHAAVHMDVIFIVAEGDSLVCYNPLLESFTRLRFPEVWSCVPSLWKVASCNGCIYVFRDKCKKGDANTLKFNPATSVVSVIRGIKILLTNWQFVLA
- the rapsn gene encoding 43 kDa receptor-associated protein of the synapse — translated: MNIFMRRLAPEMGQDQTKQQIEKGLRLYQSNQTDKALHVWTKVLEKTSDPGGKFRVLGCLITAHSEMGKYKDMLKYALDQIDTAREMEDPDYLTEGYLNLARSNEKLCDFQKTVSYCKTCLNMQGTTVSLQLNGQVCLSMGNAFLGLSVFQKALESYEKALRYAHNNDDKMLECRVCCSLGNIYVQLKDYEKALFFPCKAAELVNDYGKGWSLKYRAMSQYHMSVAYRKLERLPDAMECCEESMKIALQHGDRPLQALCLLNFADIHRCRRDVDKAFPRYESALAIITEIGNRLGQTQVYLGVAKCWLQQKEFDKALDSLQRAQELADGMGNKLCTLKVHCLCEGIYRSRGQQEELREQVVKFLQCVEELELYCGMCGESIGDRDQKLQALPCSHIFHLKCLQTNGTKGCPKCFKSSMKPGFV